The Rhodopirellula bahusiensis genome window below encodes:
- a CDS encoding type IV secretory system conjugative DNA transfer family protein codes for MSDGEGMSSLLDDLPRGRHADDIGSIESAFFEHPDNLAAAPSLRMDPENNRQAKMFLGVVGAEIRIGDQLANGRFPRWASGGVPIGVADDRHHFLLAGSRAGKGRSVLTPNLISLPKSTSVLVLDPKGDLAAMTARWRHQGLGQDVAVTDPFDCSGASTRSYRSAFNAVDFVVGSHPDVLTANAMLVADALVVENEQSKDPHWDESGRDWIGGLIAHVATHANYEGRRDLVTVWQLSSEAMQPLADDSGRYALEAEMLQSDAAGGFVRAAAQSFYGRSGSEFFGVASNARRHLSFIGVSAIQNVLRGPSVDPKKLKSGSLAWYVTSPAMRAPLMRGFQRLVVQMTLAAFEEENISTGHQTVFMLDEFQSLGRLRALETAIAQFAGLGAKLMIVLQDLPQIKAAYPKSWQTFLGNAGVLQAFGGNDDETLSYLSKRLGEALVKTKSLSQPGVSQLMRESATGSSFQLSSKPLLTPSEIELYFARDDSKLRQLILRPGFRPMILQRVFYDQSEYFCNRFDERF; via the coding sequence ATGAGTGATGGTGAAGGTATGTCGTCGTTGCTCGATGATTTGCCGCGGGGCCGGCACGCTGATGACATCGGCTCGATCGAGTCGGCGTTCTTCGAGCATCCCGATAACCTTGCTGCGGCCCCGTCTCTGCGGATGGACCCGGAGAATAATCGGCAAGCGAAGATGTTCCTCGGTGTCGTCGGGGCGGAGATCCGCATCGGCGACCAGCTGGCCAATGGTCGTTTCCCGCGATGGGCCAGCGGCGGCGTCCCAATCGGTGTCGCCGATGATCGACATCACTTCCTGCTGGCGGGGTCACGGGCCGGAAAGGGGCGGTCCGTCCTGACGCCTAATTTGATCTCGTTGCCCAAGTCAACGTCGGTGTTGGTGCTCGACCCCAAGGGGGACCTCGCCGCGATGACGGCTCGGTGGCGGCATCAGGGTTTAGGGCAGGATGTTGCGGTCACCGATCCGTTCGATTGCTCGGGTGCATCGACCCGTTCGTATCGATCGGCCTTCAACGCGGTCGACTTCGTCGTCGGCAGCCATCCCGATGTCCTGACGGCCAACGCGATGCTCGTCGCAGATGCCTTGGTCGTTGAGAACGAGCAGAGTAAAGACCCGCACTGGGATGAATCCGGACGCGACTGGATCGGTGGATTGATCGCTCACGTCGCCACCCACGCCAACTACGAAGGACGCCGCGACTTGGTGACCGTGTGGCAGTTGTCGTCCGAAGCCATGCAGCCGCTCGCCGACGACTCCGGACGCTACGCCCTCGAAGCCGAAATGCTGCAGTCTGACGCCGCGGGTGGATTTGTCCGAGCCGCGGCTCAATCATTTTACGGACGCTCCGGATCGGAGTTCTTTGGCGTCGCGTCCAACGCCCGTCGCCACCTTAGCTTTATCGGAGTTTCGGCGATCCAGAACGTCCTGCGAGGCCCCTCGGTCGATCCCAAAAAACTCAAGAGCGGTTCGCTGGCGTGGTACGTCACCAGCCCCGCCATGCGAGCCCCGCTGATGCGTGGTTTTCAACGGCTCGTGGTGCAAATGACGCTTGCAGCATTCGAAGAGGAAAACATTTCGACCGGTCACCAAACCGTGTTCATGCTTGACGAATTCCAATCGCTTGGACGATTGCGGGCGTTGGAAACGGCAATCGCCCAGTTCGCGGGTCTCGGTGCCAAGCTAATGATCGTGCTGCAGGACTTGCCGCAGATCAAGGCGGCTTATCCGAAGTCGTGGCAAACCTTTCTCGGCAATGCCGGCGTGCTTCAGGCGTTCGGCGGCAATGACGACGAAACACTCTCCTACCTCAGCAAAAGGCTCGGGGAGGCCCTCGTTAAAACCAAGTCGTTGTCACAGCCCGGCGTGTCGCAATTGATGCGAGAGTCGGCCACCGGTTCGAGTTTTCAACTCAGCTCCAAACCCCTCCTCACTCCTTCCGAGATCGAACTGTACTTTGCCCGCGACGATTCCAAACTCCGGCAATTGATCCTGCGCCCCGGCTTCCGGCCGATGATCTTGCAGCGGGTCTTCTACGACCAATCTGAGTATTTCTGCAATCGGTTCGATGAGCGGTTCTGA
- a CDS encoding helix-turn-helix domain-containing protein, producing the protein MTLFTIKETAALLKVSPSHVYGIVQRGELPSYQIGSCRRISEKDLMDYLESRRREKTALPADQTVHF; encoded by the coding sequence ATGACGCTGTTCACCATCAAAGAAACGGCGGCGTTGCTGAAGGTCAGCCCGTCGCACGTCTACGGCATCGTCCAACGGGGCGAGCTGCCGAGCTATCAGATCGGTTCGTGCCGCCGCATCTCGGAGAAGGATTTAATGGACTACCTCGAATCGCGGCGACGCGAGAAGACGGCATTGCCCGCCGACCAAACCGTTCACTTCTAA